From a region of the Trichoplusia ni isolate ovarian cell line Hi5 unplaced genomic scaffold, tn1 tig00003862, whole genome shotgun sequence genome:
- the LOC113508116 gene encoding TP53-regulated inhibitor of apoptosis 1-like, translating to MNSIGEECTELKKKYDDCFNSWFSERFLKGDHDDSICAGIFKVYQDCVKNAMKQQNIDFKEIDKDVLGTDSEFKAPPSGTS from the exons ATGAATAGTATTGGAGAAGAATGCACTgagctaaagaaaaaatacgacGACTGTTTTAATAGTTGGTTTTCCGAAAGGTTTTTGAAAGGAGACCACGATGATTCAATTTGCGCtggtatttttaaagtttatcagGATTGTGTAAAG aATGCAATGAAGCAGCAGAACATAGACTTTAAAGAAATTGATAAAGATGTTCTCGGCACCGACAGTGAATTTAAAGCTCCTCCTTCAGGCACTAGTTGA